In one Thermaerobacter sp. PB12/4term genomic region, the following are encoded:
- a CDS encoding EscU/YscU/HrcU family type III secretion system export apparatus switch protein has protein sequence MSETPEPPRPDGAEPPPQRAAAALRFDPSTDPAPRVVAAGFGTMAEAILRRAREAGVPEVTSPLAPVLARVPPGQTIPAALFEVVAQIMALALELDRQMAAGRAGRAQGPDLAARWGLAAGAGSPAGAGSSGGAGAAAGSRSGPVRGGGGSWDAPPGGPAPRGHPDPDDGRSQA, from the coding sequence TTGAGCGAGACGCCGGAGCCACCCCGGCCTGACGGGGCGGAACCCCCGCCGCAGCGGGCGGCGGCCGCCCTGCGGTTCGACCCCAGCACCGATCCGGCCCCCCGGGTGGTGGCGGCCGGTTTCGGCACCATGGCGGAGGCCATCCTGCGCCGTGCGCGGGAGGCGGGGGTGCCTGAGGTGACCTCGCCCCTGGCGCCGGTGCTGGCCCGCGTTCCGCCGGGCCAGACGATCCCGGCCGCACTGTTTGAAGTGGTGGCCCAGATCATGGCCCTGGCCCTGGAACTGGACCGGCAGATGGCAGCGGGCCGGGCGGGCCGGGCCCAGGGGCCGGATCTGGCGGCGCGCTGGGGCCTGGCCGCCGGGGCGGGTTCGCCGGCTGGGGCGGGTTCGTCCGGCGGGGCGGGGGCCGCGGCGGGAAGCCGGTCTGGACCGGTACGGGGAGGGGGCGGGTCCTGGGACGCGCCTCCCGGCGGGCCTGCTCCGCGGGGACACCCTGATCCGGACGACGGGAGGAGCCAGGCGTGA